Proteins encoded in a region of the Nitrospirota bacterium genome:
- a CDS encoding sigma-54 dependent transcriptional regulator, producing the protein MKGLRILLVDDEPLMRLSMVDALEAIGHDVLAAASGTEGIDAVRQRPFDLVITDLRLPGADGLTVLAATKEQSAQTEVVVITAHGSVETAVGAMKLGAFDYITKPFQMDELLLIVERAGRVVALRRENQDLKEALEDKFSFGGILGTNNQMRAVLEKIKLVAGTDSTTLILGESGTGKELVANAIHQNSARSQYPLIKVSCAALPETLLEAELFGHEKGAFTGAMRQRRGRFELAHRGTLFLDEIGEISPVIQVKLLRVLQERQFERVGGNDTIDVDVRLVCATQRDLRKEVSQGRFREDLFYRLNVVPIVIPPLRQRQEDIMVIGEHVLKVCSTKMNKMVKGFSSVARELFLRYSFPGNVRELENMVERAVALGRDREAIQPSDLCGFQSCPYTGGVPQESCGFCSEGLTGQKREERPLTSLATAREQFEKEYIVSVLARVEGSRTTGAKILGLSRKALWEKCKRYGIPSAKDEPEEVEQRAE; encoded by the coding sequence ATGAAGGGGCTGAGGATTCTGCTCGTGGATGATGAGCCGTTGATGCGGCTCTCGATGGTCGATGCGTTGGAAGCGATTGGCCATGATGTCTTAGCGGCGGCATCCGGGACGGAGGGGATTGACGCCGTTCGGCAGCGGCCCTTCGACCTGGTGATCACCGATCTCCGGCTGCCCGGCGCAGACGGACTGACGGTGCTCGCTGCGACGAAAGAGCAATCGGCCCAGACGGAGGTCGTCGTGATCACCGCCCACGGATCGGTGGAGACGGCGGTCGGTGCCATGAAGCTCGGTGCGTTCGATTATATTACCAAACCGTTTCAGATGGACGAATTGCTGCTGATCGTCGAGCGTGCAGGCCGTGTGGTGGCGTTGCGGCGAGAGAATCAGGATCTCAAGGAAGCATTGGAAGACAAGTTCAGCTTCGGGGGTATCCTCGGCACGAACAACCAAATGCGAGCGGTGCTTGAGAAAATCAAACTGGTGGCCGGGACGGATTCGACCACGTTGATTCTGGGAGAGAGCGGCACCGGCAAGGAGTTGGTCGCCAATGCCATTCACCAAAACAGCGCCAGAAGCCAGTATCCTTTGATCAAGGTCAGTTGTGCGGCGTTGCCGGAAACTCTGTTGGAAGCGGAACTCTTCGGCCATGAGAAGGGGGCCTTCACCGGGGCAATGCGGCAGCGGCGTGGGCGATTTGAACTGGCGCATCGAGGCACGTTGTTTCTCGACGAAATCGGTGAGATCTCGCCGGTCATCCAAGTGAAATTGCTGCGGGTGTTACAAGAAAGGCAGTTCGAGCGTGTGGGAGGGAACGACACGATCGACGTCGACGTGCGTCTGGTCTGTGCGACCCAGAGGGATCTTCGCAAAGAAGTCTCACAGGGGCGGTTCCGAGAAGATTTGTTTTACCGGCTCAATGTCGTGCCTATCGTGATTCCGCCGTTACGCCAACGCCAGGAAGATATCATGGTCATCGGCGAGCATGTGCTGAAGGTCTGCTCTACCAAGATGAATAAGATGGTGAAGGGGTTTTCTTCCGTTGCACGGGAGCTCTTCTTGCGATACTCATTTCCCGGGAACGTGCGGGAATTGGAGAACATGGTCGAACGTGCGGTGGCGTTGGGGCGGGATCGCGAAGCGATTCAACCGTCGGATCTATGCGGATTTCAGTCCTGTCCTTATACGGGCGGAGTGCCGCAAGAGTCCTGTGGATTTTGCAGCGAAGGGCTGACGGGGCAAAAGCGCGAGGAGCGTCCGCTGACCTCGCTGGCGACGGCGCGTGAACAGTTTGAGAAAGAATATATTGTGTCGGTGTTGGCGCGGGTGGAGGGGAGCCGCACGACCGGTGCGAAGATTCTCGGCCTTTCGCGGAAAGCGCTCTGGGAAAAGTGCAAGCGCTACGGCATACCGTCGGCCAAAGACGAACCGGAGGAGGTAGAGCAACGTGCTGAATAG
- a CDS encoding molecular chaperone TorD family protein → MTSKQPVQMNSPVVAAIIPTTPAIKDSPAVERALNRSKLYLLVSWSLLYPEDDEFLDYVQCGEFVEDGRAAIDALDAALDGIGGERAKQKLVLLRKQFDQVGKVVASECANWQLLDLQAEHRRVFSNVITLDCPPYETLFGNDHVFAQSQVMGDIAGFYRAFGVELSKDIHERLDHLSVEFEFMHFLAYKESYSRCHDGADKTQIVLDAQKKFVKNHIGRWVPLFCLMLGKKADSGLYKHVSDLMAEWMDFEAAFLGVIPQPYSETDYRPATFNAPEGQTYECGAQDQGNELSLLLNEVGAESFLDKKDQGKDKEEGGPTGTA, encoded by the coding sequence ATGACGAGTAAACAGCCGGTGCAAATGAATTCTCCAGTCGTAGCCGCGATTATTCCGACTACGCCGGCCATTAAAGACTCGCCTGCAGTCGAACGCGCCCTCAATCGCAGTAAGCTCTATCTCCTCGTGTCCTGGAGTTTGCTCTATCCCGAGGACGACGAGTTTCTTGATTACGTACAATGTGGGGAGTTTGTTGAGGATGGTCGTGCGGCTATCGATGCCTTAGATGCTGCGCTCGACGGTATTGGCGGGGAGCGTGCCAAGCAAAAGCTGGTGCTGTTGCGCAAGCAGTTCGATCAGGTCGGGAAAGTTGTCGCGTCAGAATGCGCGAACTGGCAACTCCTCGATTTGCAGGCCGAGCATCGTCGAGTCTTCAGTAATGTCATCACTCTTGATTGTCCTCCCTACGAAACGCTCTTCGGAAACGACCACGTGTTCGCGCAATCCCAGGTTATGGGAGATATCGCAGGATTCTATCGTGCGTTCGGGGTGGAGCTGTCCAAAGATATTCATGAGCGACTCGATCATTTGAGCGTCGAGTTTGAGTTCATGCATTTTCTCGCCTACAAAGAATCCTACTCCCGCTGCCACGATGGAGCAGACAAGACGCAGATCGTTCTGGATGCGCAGAAAAAATTCGTAAAGAATCATATCGGTCGATGGGTCCCGTTGTTTTGCCTGATGTTGGGGAAGAAGGCTGATTCAGGTTTGTATAAACACGTATCAGACTTAATGGCGGAATGGATGGATTTTGAGGCCGCGTTCCTAGGGGTCATCCCGCAGCCCTATTCGGAAACCGATTATCGTCCGGCAACGTTTAATGCGCCGGAAGGCCAGACCTACGAGTGCGGTGCGCAAGATCAAGGAAATGAGTTGAGCCTGTTGCTGAATGAAGTGGGCGCCGAGTCGTTCTTGGATAAAAAGGATCAGGGCAAAGACAAGGAGGAGGGGGGGCCGACTGGAACCGCCTAA
- a CDS encoding tetratricopeptide repeat protein yields the protein MNEPTSSVSEPSQAVIDPGDQPLNPDEEILEIEKLLATEPDDFQARCRLGELYFSKGRMDDALVEVKKSIEMAEGLRAEMNRSLAMYYSNLGTIYATKAMTDEAEVEFKHALDVFPHDVLALFNLGRVYADKKKFMEAKDFYERLVEITPDDPMAWYNLAGVYVELDNPQVSDYNTIDMAIQCYIRTLELDPKHLEGSFKLMELAMNHKKTDLAIKVMEDAVEQNPEEPLAYYNLISVYDKAKMFEQAEQARNRLKERFSKRAKETSAS from the coding sequence ATGAACGAACCAACCTCTTCTGTTTCTGAGCCAAGCCAAGCCGTTATCGATCCGGGTGATCAGCCATTGAACCCCGACGAAGAAATTCTGGAGATCGAAAAGCTCCTGGCCACCGAGCCGGACGATTTTCAGGCCCGCTGCCGATTGGGCGAGCTCTATTTCAGCAAAGGCCGGATGGACGATGCGCTTGTCGAGGTCAAGAAATCGATTGAGATGGCGGAGGGTCTCCGTGCAGAAATGAATCGGTCGCTTGCGATGTATTATTCGAATTTGGGTACGATCTACGCGACGAAGGCCATGACGGACGAAGCCGAAGTCGAGTTCAAACATGCACTCGACGTGTTTCCTCACGATGTCCTGGCGCTTTTCAATCTTGGCCGGGTCTATGCCGACAAAAAGAAGTTCATGGAAGCCAAGGATTTCTACGAGCGTCTTGTCGAAATCACGCCGGACGATCCCATGGCTTGGTACAATCTTGCCGGAGTCTATGTCGAACTCGATAATCCCCAGGTGTCGGACTACAACACCATCGACATGGCCATCCAATGTTATATCCGTACGCTCGAACTGGATCCGAAGCACCTGGAAGGCAGTTTCAAGTTGATGGAGCTGGCAATGAATCACAAGAAGACCGATCTGGCCATCAAGGTGATGGAAGATGCGGTCGAACAGAATCCCGAAGAGCCGCTGGCCTACTACAACTTGATCAGCGTCTATGACAAGGCCAAGATGTTTGAACAGGCCGAGCAGGCGCGGAATCGGTTGAAGGAGCGGTTTTCCAAGCGAGCCAAAGAGACCAGCGCATCCTGA
- a CDS encoding radical SAM protein, with the protein MKVSLLFPPTWHPSQPYLSLPSLTGFLVQGGVSNVSQRDLGIELLDGVVTHAYGVELYQELLDKRRALEENRTGETGPGSAEHLARVVESLDRFPYLIDRIEPAKETLRGEGFYDIESYKESLFLIDKWLEVISTVYFPTRLTVVDNQFGNCSIYSSKDLMKIIRDETQNPYIKLFRERFLQSIIHDQPDLIGVSITATSQIIPGLTLCRLIKEAAPNIHLTIGGSIFTRLVDNLRRCPSLFDLTDDIIVFEGETALLELVHQLDGKKDYSKVPNLIYRQNGKITVNQPFYSENINQLPAPNYDGFPLGLYLSPEPVLPVQFSRGCYYKDCAFCALTLDHQNFRQKEPGRTVEELEWLKQRYGAQRFFFTDECFALSPTKRLCQQIIDKKLDIKWTCEMRFEKHLTRELLASMRDAGCLKIVFGLESFNQRVMDFMKKGIKQEWVRRIADDCVDLGIAVHCYIIVGFPTEKEEEARETMNFIVENKRLNESYGFSCQPCLFDLEKEAPIMSDPGSYGIRRIMRPSAEDLSLGFFYEVSEGMTPDESERLYQHVYEKVSEVVCELPFNYSMADGLLYIARAKAQEVGVPQPTGSE; encoded by the coding sequence ATGAAGGTTTCACTGCTCTTTCCTCCAACGTGGCATCCCTCACAGCCCTATCTGAGTCTTCCTTCATTGACGGGATTTCTCGTTCAGGGTGGCGTTTCGAACGTTTCTCAACGCGATCTTGGGATCGAACTCTTAGACGGAGTGGTGACGCACGCCTACGGAGTGGAGCTGTATCAGGAGTTACTCGATAAACGGCGAGCGCTTGAAGAGAACCGAACCGGTGAAACTGGACCCGGAAGTGCCGAGCATTTGGCCAGAGTGGTGGAGTCGCTGGACCGCTTTCCCTATCTCATCGATCGAATTGAACCGGCCAAAGAGACCCTTCGCGGGGAGGGATTTTACGATATTGAATCTTACAAAGAGAGCCTCTTTCTCATCGACAAATGGCTGGAGGTGATCTCCACGGTCTACTTCCCGACCAGGCTGACGGTCGTGGACAATCAGTTCGGCAACTGCTCCATTTATTCGTCCAAAGACCTGATGAAGATCATCAGGGATGAGACGCAGAACCCCTACATCAAGCTGTTCCGTGAACGATTCCTTCAATCGATTATCCATGATCAGCCGGACTTAATCGGTGTCTCGATTACGGCGACCTCTCAGATTATTCCTGGTCTGACACTCTGTCGTTTGATCAAGGAGGCGGCTCCCAATATTCATCTGACCATTGGCGGCAGTATCTTCACCAGATTGGTCGATAACTTACGGCGCTGCCCGAGCCTCTTCGATCTGACCGACGATATCATCGTGTTCGAGGGCGAAACCGCGCTGCTCGAACTCGTCCATCAGTTGGACGGAAAGAAGGACTATAGCAAGGTCCCCAATCTCATCTACCGCCAGAACGGGAAGATCACGGTCAACCAACCGTTCTACTCGGAAAATATCAACCAGTTGCCGGCGCCCAATTATGACGGCTTTCCTCTGGGACTGTATCTGTCGCCGGAGCCGGTGTTGCCGGTCCAGTTTTCGCGGGGCTGCTACTACAAGGATTGCGCGTTCTGCGCCCTCACGCTGGATCACCAGAACTTCAGGCAAAAAGAACCGGGACGAACCGTTGAGGAATTGGAATGGCTGAAACAGCGGTATGGCGCACAACGGTTCTTCTTTACCGACGAGTGTTTCGCCCTCTCGCCGACCAAACGCTTGTGCCAGCAAATCATCGACAAGAAGTTGGACATTAAATGGACCTGCGAGATGCGTTTCGAAAAGCATCTGACACGCGAACTCCTTGCGTCGATGCGGGATGCAGGTTGTCTGAAGATCGTATTCGGATTGGAGTCGTTCAACCAGCGGGTGATGGACTTCATGAAGAAAGGGATCAAGCAGGAATGGGTGCGGCGCATCGCCGACGATTGCGTTGACTTGGGGATCGCGGTGCATTGTTACATCATCGTGGGGTTCCCGACTGAGAAGGAAGAGGAAGCCAGGGAGACGATGAATTTCATCGTCGAGAACAAGCGGCTCAACGAATCGTATGGGTTCTCCTGCCAGCCCTGTCTCTTCGATTTGGAAAAAGAAGCCCCGATCATGAGCGATCCTGGCAGTTACGGTATCCGGCGCATCATGCGTCCGTCGGCAGAAGACCTCAGTCTTGGATTTTTCTATGAAGTGTCTGAAGGTATGACGCCGGATGAATCGGAACGGCTCTACCAGCATGTCTACGAAAAGGTCAGCGAAGTGGTCTGTGAGTTGCCCTTCAACTACTCGATGGCCGATGGATTGCTGTACATTGCCAGGGCCAAGGCTCAGGAAGTGGGCGTGCCGCAGCCGACAGGGTCAGAGTAA
- a CDS encoding ethylbenzene dehydrogenase-related protein, with amino-acid sequence MRVVQTHSKRVVFGILLSALIVGVMLTIGQVPLAVSQPVTIPAKAIKGAIPMDGANPVWESVPGVIIPLSGQLITTPMHPNISVKSVFVKAMTNGKEVGMRLEWSDQTKNDTTIGPQDFRDQVALMFPVNTAGAPPFQCMGQSGGTTNIWRWNAEWQKDLGKDSAGMWDVDDQYPGIFWDYYFEEPAGGVTYPDRIGRSLGPFNPGIWSGNIMSDPTLRVSSVEDLNANGFSTLTTQAHQDVIGNGVWEPAGSVKGGGYTGPTWRVVVKRSLETGDANDTQFKAGMSVPIAFAVWDGNNVERNGMKALSTWFTLKLQ; translated from the coding sequence ATGAGAGTAGTGCAGACACACAGTAAGCGTGTGGTGTTTGGCATTCTTCTCTCTGCGTTGATCGTCGGCGTGATGCTGACGATCGGGCAGGTGCCGTTGGCTGTCAGCCAACCGGTCACGATTCCGGCGAAGGCCATCAAGGGAGCGATTCCCATGGATGGCGCCAACCCGGTTTGGGAGAGTGTGCCAGGAGTGATTATTCCGTTGAGCGGACAGCTGATCACCACACCGATGCACCCGAATATTTCGGTGAAGTCGGTGTTCGTGAAAGCCATGACCAACGGTAAAGAAGTCGGTATGCGTTTGGAGTGGAGCGACCAGACCAAGAACGATACGACGATTGGTCCCCAGGATTTCCGGGACCAGGTGGCGCTTATGTTCCCGGTCAATACGGCTGGAGCACCACCGTTCCAATGTATGGGCCAGTCGGGCGGCACCACCAACATTTGGCGGTGGAACGCAGAATGGCAGAAGGATCTCGGTAAGGACAGCGCGGGTATGTGGGATGTAGACGACCAATACCCTGGCATTTTCTGGGATTACTATTTTGAAGAGCCGGCTGGCGGCGTGACCTATCCTGACCGGATCGGTCGCAGCCTTGGGCCCTTCAATCCTGGTATCTGGTCGGGCAACATCATGTCCGATCCGACATTGCGCGTGAGCTCGGTCGAGGATCTGAACGCCAATGGCTTCAGCACCCTGACCACACAAGCGCATCAAGATGTCATCGGGAACGGCGTGTGGGAGCCAGCAGGTTCCGTCAAGGGCGGTGGATATACTGGCCCGACCTGGCGCGTGGTGGTGAAGCGCTCGTTGGAAACCGGTGATGCCAACGATACCCAGTTTAAGGCGGGAATGTCTGTGCCTATCGCCTTCGCGGTGTGGGACGGCAACAACGTCGAGCGTAACGGTATGAAGGCGCTCTCCACCTGGTTTACCCTGAAGCTTCAGTAG
- a CDS encoding WD40 repeat domain-containing protein yields the protein MADQIAPPLAPSPSPLTPLSRAGAAPVDFLEYWKAGTRELTTYRGHSHGVWSVAFSPDGLTLASGGVDRLVRIWDIETGRLLRSLRGHTADIRSVVFTPDGQTLATASEDRTIRLWNPHSGESKKLLFTRYDHNVVSLSLSPDGLMLARGSHNKDIKIWEVTTGTELMTLLGKDQYDHHWSVCVAFSPDGMHLASGTDIGKIKLWEVLPSGEEKILHNGHWKQDDDDTSETRGYFVEDDGGFQKPMDYWIGAMTFTPDAKLLITGSRDQTIKLFDMPNVTEQRTLKGHTGWVRTLAVTPDSKVLISAGDDATIRFWDLSNGRCFRTLKAHTAGIRGITLSPDGMTLASASWDRTVKIWVGGTEPAE from the coding sequence ATGGCTGATCAGATTGCGCCCCCACTTGCCCCTTCGCCATCCCCGCTCACACCATTGTCACGAGCAGGCGCTGCACCAGTCGATTTCCTTGAGTACTGGAAAGCAGGGACACGGGAGCTCACGACGTATCGCGGCCATTCGCATGGCGTGTGGTCGGTCGCCTTCTCGCCGGACGGATTGACCCTTGCCAGCGGAGGGGTCGACCGGCTCGTCCGCATTTGGGATATTGAAACCGGACGCCTCCTGCGCTCCCTCAGAGGACATACAGCGGACATCCGGTCCGTCGTGTTTACGCCAGATGGCCAGACGTTGGCCACTGCCAGCGAGGACCGGACCATTCGCCTCTGGAACCCGCACTCCGGTGAGTCCAAGAAGCTGCTCTTTACTCGCTATGACCATAATGTCGTCAGCCTGTCTCTCTCCCCGGACGGCCTCATGCTCGCGCGCGGCAGCCACAATAAAGACATCAAGATCTGGGAAGTGACCACCGGCACCGAGCTCATGACGCTCCTCGGCAAGGACCAGTACGACCACCATTGGTCAGTCTGCGTCGCCTTTTCACCGGATGGGATGCACCTCGCCAGTGGAACGGACATCGGCAAGATCAAACTGTGGGAAGTGCTGCCGAGCGGAGAAGAGAAAATCCTCCATAACGGGCACTGGAAACAGGACGACGACGACACCAGCGAAACGCGTGGATACTTCGTCGAAGACGACGGTGGATTTCAGAAACCGATGGACTATTGGATCGGCGCCATGACCTTTACCCCCGATGCCAAACTCCTGATTACCGGGAGCCGTGACCAGACGATCAAATTGTTCGACATGCCCAACGTGACGGAACAACGGACCTTGAAAGGCCATACCGGCTGGGTGCGCACGCTCGCTGTAACCCCGGATAGTAAAGTACTCATCAGCGCCGGCGATGACGCTACGATTCGCTTCTGGGACCTCTCGAACGGCCGCTGTTTCAGAACGCTCAAAGCCCATACCGCAGGCATTCGCGGGATTACCCTCTCTCCAGATGGCATGACATTAGCCAGTGCATCATGGGATCGCACGGTGAAAATCTGGGTGGGGGGAACGGAACCGGCGGAGTAG
- a CDS encoding 4Fe-4S dicluster domain-containing protein has protein sequence MATDSSYGRRDFLKDSVVSVAKAAQEFAKHQAAVPEQLAPPPVRTDWLRPPGAVDETLFLERCTQCGDCAKVCPYGSITFHSQNGTPVIFADQTPCYLCEDVPCITACATDALLPVEGREQIRMGRAVVSYRVCTAGQGCHACASKCPTDALSMDFDMQRLVVTAERCVGCGLCEQVCRTVNDHVAIRITPYRLLSQAHS, from the coding sequence GTGGCTACCGATTCGTCATACGGACGTCGCGACTTTCTCAAGGATTCCGTCGTGTCCGTCGCCAAGGCGGCACAGGAATTTGCCAAGCATCAAGCGGCGGTGCCGGAGCAGTTGGCTCCACCACCGGTACGGACGGATTGGTTGCGTCCTCCGGGTGCCGTGGACGAGACATTGTTTCTAGAGCGATGTACGCAGTGCGGCGATTGTGCCAAGGTCTGCCCGTACGGATCGATCACATTTCATTCGCAGAACGGGACACCGGTTATTTTTGCGGATCAGACGCCCTGCTATCTCTGCGAGGATGTGCCCTGCATTACTGCCTGTGCGACTGATGCGTTGCTCCCAGTCGAAGGACGCGAGCAGATTCGAATGGGCCGCGCAGTGGTCTCGTATCGAGTCTGTACGGCAGGGCAGGGCTGTCATGCCTGTGCGTCGAAATGTCCCACGGATGCCTTATCGATGGATTTTGACATGCAGCGGCTTGTGGTGACGGCTGAGCGTTGTGTTGGATGTGGATTGTGTGAACAAGTCTGTCGGACAGTGAATGATCATGTGGCCATTCGGATCACGCCGTATCGATTGTTGTCACAGGCGCATTCGTAG
- a CDS encoding PAS domain S-box protein produces MTFWSRSHSLQHKIITAIVMVGLLPLTLLLALTYIEERRALREMTGANFKEVAVEAARRIEMQVSRGMNEAQQLAATPFLRTAVTEANRTYEGKDAQNIQGMIKDWQQRWRQRDKRSEFPLFINRIVTNYLIRWHDIRKSDYVGILVTDQQGALVVSSIPQVEYFYGKTPWWQAVMKSPGPSGYVGEIAFDPSFGTHVVVVAVPILDDTKGAVLGTVTILLRRDTIFRAVAEVTIGTTGHAMLFSSDGIPLICPVLAPEEHSIKPEFIGALRGLKAGWSVVVDDSHGNLNALIGFAPVRFGASLVPGSLGGKQWITVVRQDPRETYAPLADLVAKVLLYGLLVLAVLWGTGVLVARRIARPIQLLHDGVREIGSGRLDRRLELKTGDEIEGLADAFNQMATNLQRSFAQIEQRVVDVHRLEEKYRDLIEHSPEMICQLNRSGSFVHVNKTGLEKLKYTLEEMLSMRLWDLVPRGQEPLVLQYLERLVAQGRSSIETVFVAKGGHPIDVEIHATALIDQERGGLVHSRAFVRDVTERRRLEQQLQEYTTKLEAAVSERTQQLVASQARYKALFDLVADSVFMVDPSGMIVAVNKREEQALGYAEVNVVGRSLLEVVLSGYHDSLRGWLSDIITGQRKVPTQEIMVRHADGLETPAEMDLIRVGVADKLLVMVQLRDITDRKALERQLETYREELEDKVRERTREIEETKQYLENLLENANDVIYTLDTEQRFTYVNSKVEAWGYRKDDLLGRPYLALLSKRHRGKRLKSTLDIGAKQVYEVEVVTRTGEMRAVMVSVSPLHDVEGAILGVLGIARDMTETKKLEQQIRNSEKLASVGRLAAGVAHEINNPLGGILNCLYNLRKGTLSPGRQEEYRVSMEDGVRRVQKIVRQLLDFSQQHEPEFALTDINHVVDRVLVLTTHLFAPNQIRLDTILGQGLPNVMIDQHMIEQVLMNLVLNAVHAMKDGGALTIRTSVVEGICLVEVRDTGSGIPSAVLPRIFDPFFTTKREGEGTGLGLSVSLGIVERHGGKIVVDSEVGKGTTFTLYLPVSRERSLLERV; encoded by the coding sequence GCCACCCCCTTTCTCCGCACCGCCGTCACCGAAGCCAATCGTACGTATGAGGGGAAGGATGCCCAAAACATCCAGGGCATGATCAAGGATTGGCAGCAACGCTGGCGTCAGCGGGATAAGCGTAGCGAGTTTCCTCTCTTCATCAATCGCATCGTTACCAACTACCTCATCCGGTGGCACGACATCCGTAAATCGGACTATGTCGGAATCTTGGTGACCGACCAGCAGGGGGCATTGGTGGTCAGTTCGATCCCGCAAGTGGAATACTTTTACGGGAAGACGCCCTGGTGGCAAGCGGTGATGAAAAGCCCAGGCCCCAGTGGGTATGTGGGTGAGATCGCGTTTGACCCAAGTTTCGGGACGCATGTTGTCGTGGTTGCGGTCCCCATTCTCGACGATACGAAGGGGGCTGTGCTCGGGACCGTCACGATACTGTTGCGTCGCGACACCATTTTCCGTGCGGTTGCCGAAGTCACCATCGGGACGACCGGTCACGCAATGTTGTTCAGCTCAGATGGTATTCCATTGATCTGTCCGGTCCTGGCTCCGGAAGAACATTCGATAAAGCCCGAGTTCATCGGTGCTCTTCGAGGGCTGAAAGCCGGCTGGTCCGTGGTGGTGGACGATTCGCATGGAAATCTGAACGCCTTAATCGGGTTCGCGCCGGTCCGATTCGGTGCGAGCCTCGTCCCTGGGAGCCTCGGCGGAAAACAATGGATCACCGTGGTGCGGCAGGATCCCCGGGAGACCTATGCGCCGCTTGCCGACCTCGTGGCGAAAGTACTGCTCTACGGGTTGCTTGTCCTGGCTGTGCTCTGGGGGACGGGTGTGCTGGTTGCCAGGCGGATTGCCCGCCCCATTCAGTTGTTGCACGACGGAGTACGTGAAATTGGAAGTGGACGATTGGACCGGCGGCTTGAGCTGAAGACCGGAGATGAAATTGAAGGGCTCGCCGATGCGTTCAATCAGATGGCGACGAATCTCCAACGGTCGTTTGCGCAGATCGAGCAGCGGGTGGTGGATGTCCATCGCCTGGAGGAGAAGTACCGCGATTTGATCGAGCATTCTCCGGAGATGATCTGTCAATTGAACCGGAGCGGCAGCTTCGTCCATGTGAACAAGACGGGGCTCGAGAAACTGAAATATACCCTCGAGGAAATGCTGTCGATGCGGCTGTGGGATTTGGTGCCGCGAGGGCAGGAGCCACTCGTCCTGCAATATCTGGAACGATTGGTCGCGCAGGGGCGTAGTTCGATTGAGACGGTATTTGTGGCAAAAGGCGGTCACCCGATCGATGTGGAAATTCATGCCACGGCGCTGATCGATCAAGAACGAGGTGGGCTGGTGCACTCACGCGCTTTTGTGCGTGACGTGACCGAACGGCGCAGGCTCGAGCAGCAACTGCAAGAATATACGACGAAGCTGGAAGCGGCGGTATCGGAGCGGACACAGCAGCTCGTGGCCTCGCAGGCGCGTTACAAGGCGCTGTTCGACTTGGTGGCCGACTCAGTATTTATGGTGGACCCGAGCGGGATGATCGTGGCCGTCAATAAACGTGAGGAGCAAGCGCTGGGGTATGCAGAGGTGAACGTGGTCGGCCGCAGTCTGCTCGAAGTGGTGCTATCCGGTTATCATGATTCGTTGCGCGGATGGCTGAGCGATATCATTACGGGGCAGCGGAAAGTGCCGACCCAGGAGATCATGGTGCGCCATGCCGACGGGTTGGAAACTCCGGCTGAAATGGATTTGATCCGAGTCGGAGTGGCGGATAAGCTCTTGGTGATGGTGCAGTTACGGGACATCACCGATCGGAAGGCGCTCGAACGGCAGTTGGAGACGTACCGGGAGGAGTTGGAAGATAAGGTTCGAGAACGCACGCGGGAAATTGAAGAGACCAAACAGTATCTTGAGAATCTGCTCGAGAACGCGAACGATGTCATCTATACCCTCGATACCGAGCAACGGTTTACATATGTGAATAGCAAGGTCGAAGCCTGGGGTTATCGGAAAGACGATCTGCTCGGGCGTCCGTACCTCGCGCTGCTCTCCAAACGCCACCGGGGGAAACGTCTCAAGAGTACCCTGGATATCGGGGCGAAGCAGGTGTATGAAGTGGAAGTGGTGACGCGCACGGGGGAGATGAGGGCGGTCATGGTGAGTGTCTCCCCCCTGCACGATGTCGAGGGGGCGATACTTGGTGTATTGGGCATTGCGCGAGATATGACCGAGACCAAGAAGCTGGAGCAGCAGATTAGGAATTCCGAGAAACTGGCCTCGGTCGGAAGGCTCGCAGCAGGGGTGGCCCACGAAATCAACAATCCCCTCGGCGGCATTCTCAACTGTCTCTACAACCTGCGTAAAGGGACGCTGTCGCCTGGCCGGCAAGAAGAATATCGGGTGTCGATGGAGGATGGTGTGCGGCGTGTGCAGAAGATTGTCCGGCAGCTCCTCGATTTTTCCCAGCAACACGAGCCGGAGTTTGCGCTGACGGATATCAATCACGTCGTCGATCGGGTGTTGGTCTTGACGACGCACCTCTTTGCCCCGAATCAAATCCGGTTGGATACTATACTCGGGCAGGGGCTGCCGAATGTGATGATCGATCAGCACATGATCGAGCAGGTGCTGATGAACTTGGTCTTGAATGCGGTGCATGCGATGAAGGACGGTGGCGCGCTGACGATTCGAACCTCTGTGGTCGAAGGAATCTGCCTGGTCGAAGTGCGTGATACGGGATCGGGCATTCCGTCGGCGGTCCTGCCGAGGATTTTCGATCCCTTCTTTACGACCAAGAGAGAAGGAGAAGGGACCGGTCTCGGCCTGTCGGTCAGTCTCGGCATCGTCGAGCGCCACGGAGGAAAGATCGTGGTGGATAGTGAGGTCGGGAAGGGGACGACCTTTACCCTCTACCTTCCTGTCTCGAGAGAACGTTCGTTGTTGGAGAGGGTGTAA